A single Pristis pectinata isolate sPriPec2 chromosome 22, sPriPec2.1.pri, whole genome shotgun sequence DNA region contains:
- the ldlrap1b gene encoding low density lipoprotein receptor adapter protein 1b isoform X1, with product MDALKSAGRAIIRSPSIAKQSWGSGKHKKLPENWTDTRETLQEGVIFNLKYLGMTLVEEPKGEDMSSAAVRRIVAMAKASGKKFQKVVLTVSPRGIILHDGTSNELIENVSIYRISYCTADKVHDKVFAYIAQSQLNETLECHAFLCTKKKLAQAVTLTVAQAFKIAFEFWQAAKEEKEKRAAVGSSVSEAADKPPLERSTNNHSKTEVATADLLDLTEGAKPANHRSELSDADKKYSVNDNLVWEMNDDLDEAFARLAQSRTNPQFLDIGVSPQDMQTEECLSPSDWEKSDAGVTEKDDLFGL from the exons AATTGCCAGAAAACTGGACAGATACAAGAGAAACACTCCAGGAAGGAGTGATATTTAATCTCAAGTATCTGGGCATGACTCTAGTGGAAGAACCAAAGGGGGAAGATATGTCTTCTGCTGCTGTCCGAAGAATAGTCGCTATG GCTAAAGCAAGTGGGAAGAAATTTCAGAAAGTGGTGTTGACTGTGTCACCGCGAGGAATAATCCTACACGATGGGACGAGTAATGAATTAATAGAAAACGTCTCCATCTACAG gatATCCTATTGTACAGCTGACAAAGTACATGATAAAGTTTTTGCCTACATTGCTCAGAGCCAGTTGAATGAGACATTAGAATGTCATGCCTTCCTGTGTACAAAGAAAAAACTG GCTCAGGCAGTGACATTAACTGTGGCCCAAGCTTTCAAAATTGCTTTTGAATTCTGGCAAGCCGCCAAAGAAG agaaagagaaaagagcaGCAGTTGGGTCATCTGTCAGTGAAGCAGCTGATAAACCTCCATTGGAAAGATCAACCAATAACCACTCCAAAACAG AAGTAGCTACAGCAGATTTGTTGGATTTAACAGAAGGAGCCAAACCAGCAAACCACAGAAGTGAGCTCTCTGATGCAGATAAAAAATACTCGGTCAATGACAACCTTGTGTGG gAAATGAATGATGATCTGGATGAAGCTTTTGCAAG GTTGGCTCAATCTCGAACAAACCCTCAGTTTCTGGACATTGGTGTGAGCCCCCAGGACATGCAGACAGAAGAATGTTTATCTCCATCAGACTGGGAGAAAAGTGATGCTGGGGTCACAGAAAAAGATGACCTGTTTGGCCTCTGA
- the ldlrap1b gene encoding low density lipoprotein receptor adapter protein 1b isoform X2, translating into MTLVEEPKGEDMSSAAVRRIVAMAKASGKKFQKVVLTVSPRGIILHDGTSNELIENVSIYRISYCTADKVHDKVFAYIAQSQLNETLECHAFLCTKKKLAQAVTLTVAQAFKIAFEFWQAAKEEKEKRAAVGSSVSEAADKPPLERSTNNHSKTEVATADLLDLTEGAKPANHRSELSDADKKYSVNDNLVWEMNDDLDEAFARLAQSRTNPQFLDIGVSPQDMQTEECLSPSDWEKSDAGVTEKDDLFGL; encoded by the exons ATGACTCTAGTGGAAGAACCAAAGGGGGAAGATATGTCTTCTGCTGCTGTCCGAAGAATAGTCGCTATG GCTAAAGCAAGTGGGAAGAAATTTCAGAAAGTGGTGTTGACTGTGTCACCGCGAGGAATAATCCTACACGATGGGACGAGTAATGAATTAATAGAAAACGTCTCCATCTACAG gatATCCTATTGTACAGCTGACAAAGTACATGATAAAGTTTTTGCCTACATTGCTCAGAGCCAGTTGAATGAGACATTAGAATGTCATGCCTTCCTGTGTACAAAGAAAAAACTG GCTCAGGCAGTGACATTAACTGTGGCCCAAGCTTTCAAAATTGCTTTTGAATTCTGGCAAGCCGCCAAAGAAG agaaagagaaaagagcaGCAGTTGGGTCATCTGTCAGTGAAGCAGCTGATAAACCTCCATTGGAAAGATCAACCAATAACCACTCCAAAACAG AAGTAGCTACAGCAGATTTGTTGGATTTAACAGAAGGAGCCAAACCAGCAAACCACAGAAGTGAGCTCTCTGATGCAGATAAAAAATACTCGGTCAATGACAACCTTGTGTGG gAAATGAATGATGATCTGGATGAAGCTTTTGCAAG GTTGGCTCAATCTCGAACAAACCCTCAGTTTCTGGACATTGGTGTGAGCCCCCAGGACATGCAGACAGAAGAATGTTTATCTCCATCAGACTGGGAGAAAAGTGATGCTGGGGTCACAGAAAAAGATGACCTGTTTGGCCTCTGA